In Cellvibrio polysaccharolyticus, a genomic segment contains:
- a CDS encoding pirin family protein, which yields MKDILGTYQAPRPHWVGDGFPVRSLFSYSSHGKHLSPFLLLDYAGPATFDPTDRPRGVGQHPHRGFETVTIVYQGEVDHRDSTGAGGHIGPGDVQWMTAAGGILHEEFHSEDFTQNGGTLEMVQLWVNLPAKYKMDKPGYQTLLNADIPSVPLANDSGYTRVIAGDFENYHGPAHTYTPINVWDIRLRQGKAHTFKIPEGHTLALVVLHGQVRVNGGDAVAQAQWLHLDREGSAVHIEASSDATVLLLSGEPIDEPIVGHGPFVMNSEAEIRQAFYDFSAGNFGKLNH from the coding sequence ATGAAAGACATTCTCGGCACTTACCAGGCACCTCGTCCTCATTGGGTTGGGGATGGTTTTCCGGTGCGTTCACTGTTCAGTTACAGCAGCCATGGCAAACACCTGAGCCCGTTTTTGCTGCTGGATTACGCCGGCCCGGCGACCTTCGACCCGACTGATCGGCCACGCGGTGTAGGGCAGCATCCGCATCGCGGTTTCGAGACGGTCACCATCGTTTATCAGGGGGAAGTGGATCACCGCGATTCTACCGGCGCAGGCGGCCATATCGGCCCGGGCGATGTGCAATGGATGACCGCTGCCGGCGGTATTTTGCACGAAGAGTTTCACTCGGAAGATTTCACACAAAACGGCGGCACGCTGGAAATGGTGCAACTGTGGGTGAACCTGCCAGCGAAATACAAGATGGACAAACCGGGCTATCAAACCCTGTTGAACGCGGATATTCCCTCCGTGCCACTGGCAAACGACAGTGGTTACACGCGGGTCATCGCTGGCGACTTTGAAAATTACCATGGCCCGGCGCACACCTACACGCCGATTAACGTCTGGGATATCCGCTTACGGCAAGGCAAGGCACACACCTTCAAGATACCGGAAGGCCACACCCTGGCACTGGTGGTGTTGCACGGGCAGGTACGCGTCAACGGTGGCGATGCGGTAGCACAAGCGCAATGGCTACACCTCGATCGCGAAGGTTCTGCGGTGCACATTGAGGCGAGCAGCGATGCCACCGTGTTGTTGCTGAGTGGCGAGCCTATTGATGAGCCCATTGTCGGCCACGGCCCCTTTGTTATGAACAGTGAGGCTGAAATCCGCCAGGCGTTTTACGACTTCAGCGCAGGCAACTTCGGCAAGCTGAATCACTGA
- the ycaC gene encoding isochorismate family cysteine hydrolase YcaC produces the protein MSKPYVRLNKDDVAVLLVDHQTGLLSLVRDIDPDKFKNNVLALGDIAEYFKLPTILTTSFENGPNGPLVPELKEQFPNAPYIARPGQINAWDNEEFVKAVKATGKKQLLIAGVVTEVCVAFPALSAIAEGYEVFVVTDASGTFNPLTRDSAWDRMSAAGAQLVTWFGVACELHRDWRNDVEGLGKLFSNHIPDYRNLINSYETLTRKA, from the coding sequence ATGAGCAAACCTTACGTTCGCCTCAATAAAGATGATGTCGCAGTGCTGCTGGTGGATCACCAGACCGGGTTGTTATCGCTGGTACGCGATATTGACCCGGACAAGTTCAAAAACAACGTGCTGGCGCTGGGCGATATTGCTGAATATTTCAAGCTGCCCACTATTCTCACTACCAGTTTTGAAAACGGCCCAAATGGCCCGCTGGTGCCGGAGTTGAAAGAGCAGTTCCCCAATGCGCCTTACATTGCCAGACCAGGGCAAATTAACGCCTGGGATAACGAGGAGTTTGTTAAGGCGGTGAAGGCAACCGGTAAAAAACAACTGCTTATTGCCGGTGTAGTGACAGAAGTGTGCGTCGCCTTCCCTGCGCTGTCTGCCATCGCGGAAGGTTACGAGGTGTTCGTAGTGACCGATGCCTCCGGCACTTTTAACCCGTTAACCCGCGACTCGGCGTGGGACCGTATGTCGGCTGCCGGTGCGCAGCTGGTAACCTGGTTCGGCGTCGCTTGCGAACTGCACCGCGACTGGCGTAATGATGTGGAAGGTCTGGGCAAACTGTTTTCCAACCATATTCCGGATTACCGAAACCTGATTAACAGTTACGAGACACTGACTCGCAAAGCTTAA